In Geminicoccaceae bacterium, a single window of DNA contains:
- a CDS encoding IS630 family transposase — MAPRYGRAPRGERVEGIAPHGHWKTTTFIAALRHDRITAPCVFDGPTNGAAFKAWVEQALAPTLNKGDIVILDNLSSHKVAGVRDAIEARGAKLEYLPPYSPDLNPIEQVFAKLKNFLRKTSAQTLDALEDAIATGLNLFSPAECANYIRNSGYST, encoded by the coding sequence ATGGCGCCCCGCTATGGCAGGGCCCCCAGAGGCGAGCGCGTCGAAGGCATTGCCCCGCACGGACACTGGAAAACAACGACCTTCATCGCCGCCCTGCGGCATGACCGCATCACCGCCCCTTGCGTCTTCGACGGGCCCACCAACGGCGCCGCCTTCAAGGCCTGGGTCGAGCAGGCTCTCGCACCCACCCTGAACAAGGGTGACATCGTCATTCTCGACAACCTCTCCAGCCACAAGGTTGCCGGCGTCCGCGATGCCATCGAGGCACGAGGCGCGAAACTTGAATATCTCCCGCCCTACAGCCCTGATCTCAACCCCATCGAGCAGGTCTTCGCCAAGCTCAAGAACTTCCTGCGCAAAACCTCCGCGCAAACTCTCGATGCCCTCGAAGACGCCATCGCAACTGGCCTCAACCTCTTCTCTCCAGCCGAATGTGCTAACTACATCCGAAATTCGGGCTATTCCACCTGA
- a CDS encoding transposase yields the protein MSKPNATNLATLGLDDLRDLVAALLERVALLEAENAALRDEIARLKGLKGRPKIKPSGMAAKAGTSTATGKRGGKGKRGGSSKASRRVPVVSEEQKLGVEAPPGSRFKGYEDFVVQDLRLESRVIRYRQERWMTPDGRTVTAPLPQGLCGHFGPELVRFIILQHVQGQVTTERLTAMLNEIGIVISKCQVIRLLNNDPGDLHDEATELFRAGLESAKWITVDDTGARHGAKNGFTTQIGDDRFTHFATTFSKSRVNFLELLRAGHGGYVLNDDAFSYMRKHALAGSVIARLEAHDTRTFADRGAFSAHLGELGIDQLDVHPDPVKIATEAALWGSIHHHGLLNDTVIVSDGAGQFRVGQHALCWVHAERLIHKLVGFNESQRRAIDLLRQLVWWFYADLKAYKQAPQRSRAAQLRARFDRIFKRKTGFATLDRLLARLHARKPELLLVLDRPEIPLHTNGSENDIRCHVTKRKISGGTWSDAGRQARDTLLGCMKTCQKLDVSFFQLLGHRLAVPYTTEIPPLAQLVTAAKV from the coding sequence ATGTCCAAGCCCAATGCCACCAACCTCGCCACACTCGGCCTTGATGATCTCCGCGATTTGGTTGCGGCGCTGCTGGAGCGCGTCGCTTTGCTGGAGGCGGAGAATGCAGCATTGCGGGATGAGATTGCCCGGCTCAAGGGGCTGAAAGGGCGGCCGAAGATCAAACCGTCGGGGATGGCAGCGAAGGCCGGAACATCGACGGCCACAGGCAAGCGAGGCGGCAAGGGCAAGCGGGGTGGTTCGTCGAAGGCCAGCCGGCGGGTTCCTGTGGTGAGCGAGGAGCAGAAGCTCGGGGTTGAGGCGCCGCCCGGCTCGCGGTTCAAGGGGTATGAGGATTTTGTCGTGCAGGATCTGCGGCTGGAGAGCCGGGTGATCCGCTATCGCCAGGAGCGCTGGATGACGCCGGACGGGCGAACGGTGACAGCGCCGTTGCCCCAGGGCTTGTGCGGGCATTTCGGGCCTGAACTGGTGCGGTTCATCATTCTGCAGCACGTCCAGGGCCAGGTCACGACGGAACGCTTGACGGCGATGCTGAACGAGATCGGCATCGTCATTTCCAAGTGCCAGGTCATCCGGCTGTTGAACAATGATCCAGGCGATTTGCATGACGAGGCCACGGAGCTGTTCCGCGCCGGTCTCGAGAGCGCGAAATGGATCACCGTCGATGACACCGGCGCCCGGCATGGCGCCAAAAACGGCTTCACCACCCAGATCGGCGATGACCGCTTCACCCACTTCGCGACGACGTTTTCCAAGAGCCGGGTGAATTTTCTCGAACTGCTGCGCGCCGGTCATGGCGGTTATGTCCTCAATGACGACGCCTTCAGCTACATGCGCAAACATGCGCTGGCAGGCTCCGTGATCGCCCGGCTGGAGGCGCATGACACCAGGACATTCGCCGATCGCGGCGCCTTCTCGGCCCATCTGGGCGAACTCGGTATCGATCAACTCGATGTTCACCCCGACCCGGTCAAAATCGCCACCGAGGCCGCACTGTGGGGCAGCATCCACCACCACGGTCTGCTGAACGATACCGTCATCGTCTCCGATGGCGCCGGACAGTTCCGCGTCGGCCAACATGCACTCTGTTGGGTTCATGCCGAGCGCCTGATCCACAAGCTCGTCGGCTTCAATGAAAGCCAAAGACGTGCCATCGATCTCCTCCGCCAGCTCGTCTGGTGGTTCTACGCCGATCTCAAGGCTTACAAACAAGCCCCGCAAAGGTCGCGAGCTGCCCAGCTCCGTGCCCGCTTCGACCGCATCTTCAAGCGCAAGACCGGTTTCGCCACCCTCGATCGCCTGCTCGCACGCCTGCATGCCCGCAAACCGGAACTCCTCCTGGTCCTCGACCGACCCGAAATCCCCCTGCACACCAACGGCTCGGAAAACGACATCCGCTGCCACGTCACCAAACGCAAGATCTCCGGCGGCACCTGGTCCGATGCCGGCCGTCAGGCACGCGATACCCTGCTCGGCTGCATGAAAACCTGCCAGAAACTCGACGTCTCCTTCTTCCAGCTCCTCGGCCACCGACTCGCCGTACCATACACGACAGAAATCCCACCACTCGCCCAGCTCGTCACCGCCGCCAAGGTCTGA
- a CDS encoding type II toxin-antitoxin system HicB family antitoxin gives MTLRYPAHFEPCEEGGFTVTFRDVPEAITQGDDENKALANAADALVSAFAIYAADGSDWPTASSAREGERMATLDTVTTLKLELARLVAQERMPVAELARRMGYGSKNPARRLLSLRRTTKTGELERALSLFGMAVDVQVTRA, from the coding sequence ATGACACTACGCTACCCCGCCCATTTCGAGCCCTGCGAGGAAGGCGGTTTCACCGTCACGTTCCGCGACGTTCCCGAAGCCATCACCCAAGGCGACGACGAGAATAAGGCGCTGGCCAATGCCGCAGACGCGCTGGTAAGCGCATTCGCGATCTATGCGGCGGATGGCAGCGATTGGCCGACTGCATCGAGTGCCCGCGAAGGCGAGCGCATGGCCACACTGGACACCGTGACCACCCTGAAACTCGAACTCGCCCGCCTCGTCGCGCAAGAGCGGATGCCTGTCGCCGAACTGGCCCGCCGCATGGGTTACGGCTCAAAGAACCCCGCCCGGCGACTGCTCAGCCTACGCCGCACGACGAAAACCGGAGAACTCGAACGAGCACTGTCGCTGTTCGGAATGGCGGTTGACGTGCAGGTGACGAGGGCGTGA
- a CDS encoding IS1 family transposase codes for MGDEIRRRALQLYLEGMGFRAIGRVLGVSNVAVLKWIRAFGEEVERMRRPGPPPKIAMIDEMWHFVHAKKTNAGCGYRCVISQDASSAFMWADEAPTT; via the coding sequence ATGGGTGACGAGATCAGACGTCGGGCGTTGCAGCTCTATCTCGAGGGCATGGGCTTTCGCGCGATCGGGCGGGTTCTGGGTGTTTCAAATGTCGCCGTTCTCAAATGGATCCGGGCTTTTGGCGAGGAGGTCGAGCGGATGCGCAGGCCCGGTCCGCCGCCGAAGATCGCGATGATCGACGAGATGTGGCACTTCGTTCATGCAAAAAAAACGAATGCTGGCTGTGGATATCGATGTGTTATCTCACAAGATGCATCCTCGGCGTTCATGTGGGCGGACGAAGCGCCGACGACCTGA
- a CDS encoding IS1 family transposase, which produces MCYLTRCILGVHVGGRSADDLKSFLKSFPQAQGRITFTDDLAAYAAVLPKGAHFTGKMHTQRLESLNANVRHHLARFRRKTRCTTKCPRMAYLSALLFMQAHNKKLFG; this is translated from the coding sequence ATGTGTTATCTCACAAGATGCATCCTCGGCGTTCATGTGGGCGGACGAAGCGCCGACGACCTGAAGAGCTTTCTCAAATCATTTCCCCAAGCCCAGGGGCGCATCACCTTCACCGACGATCTCGCCGCCTACGCGGCCGTGCTGCCGAAAGGCGCACATTTCACCGGCAAGATGCACACGCAACGGCTCGAAAGCCTCAACGCCAACGTCCGTCATCATCTCGCCCGATTCCGCCGCAAAACACGATGCACCACCAAATGTCCGCGCATGGCCTACCTCTCCGCGCTGCTCTTCATGCAGGCGCATAATAAAAAGCTATTTGGTTAG
- a CDS encoding AAA family ATPase, whose protein sequence is MADRGAHYHCCDFQVHSPRDLQWNGGNHVTEAERMAYAARLVEACREKGLNAIAVTDHHDMAFVPFVKRAALAETDANGALLPEDKRLSVFPGIELTLAVPCQAILILDADFEENRFPAVLTALAINPAPDDDAKTAQTERLENIQSLRILKEKLDEHTWLRDRYIVFPNVTGEGKFSLLRNGMMAKYKEMPFVGGYVDGSINDLKAGPMSILAGKDKAWGNKRIACIQTSDNRREDHDDLGKHASWIKWAKPTAEALRQACLAQESRISHDEPKLPSVIISGISVSNSQFLGPIDLAFNPQYNALIGGRGTGKSTILEYLRWALCDQPPATDDPDAPNYQSRRSRLIENTLKPLGATVDVTFIVNDVIHVVRRDSKDGSLLIKVGPDEMRVCNEAEVRALLPVQAYSQKQLSDVSVRTDELARFITAPIRMELAQLDRRISEKAERIRQTYANRRRQQALAADIARRTLEARSLQEQADAIRNSLTGLSDEDRALLNQGKSYDAAEEAVDGWQNDLRSVANSLSDLSAEIAASLEQAAPPPEVPDGDLLKNAHGEYTQLMTQASQVIDTLLAQLRKPAEAGPGTPWADWQQKLQAFREAYEAAVKRSSAHRERMEQLQTIEGRLSAFQKETARLGDEQKSLKTAGDVYAAERQGWHELKAERDRLFDVQCQKLTESASGAIRAHVKRYADANEFVERLRESLSGSNVRRERVEALGEAIITAENPQERWSRILDDLEMLAAFESDQEGSDRRPETPALSAAGLTAGDLDRIARKLSADDWLALSLIDIKSEPFFEYRARESDYIPFKNASAGQQATALLKTLLNQPGPPLLIDQPEEDLDNPVMQEIVEQIWSAKQKRQIIFVSHNANLVVNGDAELVAWCDYRKAGDQSGGKIAGEGAIDVPEVREAIKRIMEGGEAAFNLRREKYGF, encoded by the coding sequence ATGGCTGACAGGGGAGCACATTACCACTGCTGCGACTTTCAGGTTCATTCGCCGCGCGATCTGCAATGGAATGGCGGGAACCATGTGACGGAAGCGGAGCGCATGGCTTACGCGGCTAGGCTGGTCGAAGCGTGTCGGGAGAAGGGCTTGAACGCGATAGCCGTCACCGATCATCACGATATGGCTTTCGTTCCGTTCGTGAAGCGCGCCGCGCTCGCCGAAACCGATGCCAACGGCGCGCTATTACCTGAGGATAAGCGCCTCTCTGTTTTCCCCGGCATCGAATTGACACTCGCCGTGCCCTGTCAGGCCATCCTCATTTTGGATGCTGATTTCGAGGAAAACCGGTTCCCAGCCGTGCTAACGGCGCTCGCCATAAATCCCGCGCCTGACGACGATGCAAAGACCGCGCAGACCGAGCGTCTAGAAAACATCCAGTCACTCAGGATCTTGAAGGAGAAACTCGACGAGCATACGTGGCTGCGCGACCGCTACATCGTTTTTCCGAATGTTACCGGCGAAGGGAAGTTTTCGCTTCTTCGCAACGGTATGATGGCCAAATACAAGGAAATGCCTTTTGTTGGCGGTTACGTCGACGGAAGTATCAATGACCTCAAGGCGGGGCCTATGAGCATCCTTGCGGGCAAGGACAAGGCTTGGGGCAACAAGCGCATCGCCTGCATACAGACTTCTGACAATCGCCGCGAAGACCATGACGATCTTGGCAAGCATGCATCTTGGATCAAATGGGCGAAGCCGACGGCGGAGGCTCTGCGGCAGGCGTGTCTCGCGCAAGAGTCACGTATTTCGCACGACGAACCTAAGCTGCCGTCCGTAATCATTTCGGGGATCAGCGTAAGCAATAGTCAGTTTCTCGGCCCCATCGACCTTGCATTCAATCCGCAATATAACGCCCTCATCGGCGGGCGGGGGACGGGAAAATCCACTATTCTCGAATATCTCCGTTGGGCGCTATGCGATCAGCCACCGGCAACGGACGACCCGGACGCGCCTAATTATCAGTCGCGCCGCAGCCGGCTCATCGAAAACACGCTCAAGCCGTTGGGCGCGACGGTCGATGTGACTTTCATTGTCAACGACGTGATCCATGTCGTTCGGCGCGATAGCAAGGACGGAAGCCTGCTCATCAAGGTAGGCCCCGACGAGATGCGAGTCTGCAACGAGGCGGAAGTGCGCGCGCTCCTGCCTGTGCAGGCGTATAGCCAGAAGCAACTGAGCGACGTGAGCGTGCGCACCGACGAGCTTGCCCGCTTCATCACCGCGCCCATACGCATGGAGCTTGCACAACTGGACCGCCGTATTTCGGAAAAAGCGGAACGTATCAGGCAGACTTATGCCAATCGCCGCCGGCAACAGGCGCTTGCGGCCGATATCGCACGCCGCACGCTGGAAGCGCGTTCGCTGCAAGAGCAAGCGGACGCCATCCGCAATTCCCTGACCGGCTTGTCGGATGAAGACCGTGCCCTTCTCAATCAGGGGAAGTCCTACGACGCCGCCGAGGAAGCCGTTGACGGCTGGCAGAACGACCTTCGGTCGGTTGCCAATAGTCTGTCCGACTTGTCTGCGGAAATTGCGGCCAGCCTTGAGCAGGCGGCTCCGCCGCCCGAGGTCCCGGACGGCGACCTCTTGAAGAATGCGCACGGCGAATACACTCAGTTGATGACGCAGGCGAGCCAAGTGATTGACACCCTGCTTGCGCAGCTGCGCAAGCCTGCCGAGGCAGGCCCCGGCACGCCGTGGGCAGATTGGCAGCAGAAATTGCAGGCTTTCAGGGAAGCATATGAGGCAGCCGTCAAGCGTTCATCCGCGCACCGTGAACGTATGGAACAATTGCAGACCATTGAAGGTCGGCTGTCCGCCTTCCAGAAAGAGACAGCACGCCTCGGCGACGAGCAAAAATCGTTAAAGACAGCAGGCGACGTCTATGCCGCCGAACGACAAGGCTGGCATGAGCTCAAAGCCGAGCGCGACAGGCTTTTCGATGTTCAATGTCAGAAACTGACCGAGAGCGCGAGCGGCGCTATCCGCGCTCACGTCAAACGCTACGCCGATGCTAACGAATTTGTGGAACGACTCCGTGAATCTCTTTCCGGCTCCAATGTGCGGCGAGAGCGCGTCGAGGCGCTTGGTGAGGCCATCATCACGGCCGAAAACCCGCAAGAACGCTGGTCGCGCATTCTCGATGATCTTGAAATGCTTGCTGCGTTCGAATCTGACCAAGAGGGCAGTGATCGCCGTCCGGAAACACCAGCATTGTCGGCAGCAGGACTCACTGCTGGTGATCTTGACCGGATTGCACGGAAGCTATCAGCAGATGACTGGCTGGCACTATCGCTTATCGATATCAAGAGCGAGCCATTCTTTGAGTACCGCGCTCGCGAAAGCGACTATATTCCGTTCAAGAACGCGTCGGCGGGGCAGCAGGCGACGGCACTCTTAAAGACATTGCTCAATCAGCCAGGGCCGCCTCTGCTCATCGACCAGCCCGAAGAAGACCTAGACAATCCAGTTATGCAGGAAATCGTCGAGCAAATTTGGAGTGCGAAGCAGAAGCGCCAAATCATCTTCGTCAGCCACAACGCCAATCTTGTCGTCAACGGCGATGCCGAACTGGTCGCATGGTGCGACTACAGAAAGGCCGGCGACCAATCCGGCGGCAAGATCGCAGGCGAAGGTGCCATCGACGTGCCCGAGGTTCGTGAGGCTATCAAACGCATTATGGAAGGCGGCGAGGCCGCCTTCAACCTCCGACGAGAAAAGTATGGCTTTTAA
- a CDS encoding N-6 DNA methylase, whose amino-acid sequence MNFKEFQTEQKLRGGYYTPADLATFLVRWVRHNDPTDILEPSCGDGVFFKPIADLIPTAHVTGFEIDPAEAKKASKAARQAGLREVGIRSDDFLGWAGEALEGKREQFDAVLGNPPFIRYQYLPPLFQGRAETIFSALGCKFTKHTNAWVPFILASFALLRPGGRLAMVVPAEIIHVTHAQSLRSYLGANASRLVVIDPEELWFEGTLQGAVLLMVEKKAHPDEHAEGLGMYPVKGRNFLKLDPEDVFRAPQSINGKTVAGKWTRALLSPSTRSLLDGLIDSGEVRRFDDVAEVDVGIVTGANKFFLVEDETVEQFGLQQWAHPMFGRSEHCPGVVYDERQHRANATKGKPTNFIWFQDRGVEKSRTGKRYIEQGEKESLHTRYKCRIRSPWYSVPSVYATEIGMLKRSHDTPRLILNRLRAYTTDTAYRVSLKEGTAEQFVYGFLNALTALSAELEGRHYGGGVLELVPSEIEKLLVPPPLKVRPKVAELDKAVRTMPMDAVLEQQTRRTLGGLGLSAADQSELLNGWKRLRDRRHRVSADAEAD is encoded by the coding sequence ATGAATTTCAAAGAGTTTCAGACCGAGCAAAAATTACGCGGCGGCTACTACACCCCCGCCGACCTTGCAACCTTCCTTGTCCGGTGGGTGCGCCACAACGACCCCACCGACATTCTAGAACCGAGTTGCGGCGACGGCGTTTTTTTCAAGCCAATAGCGGACCTGATTCCGACCGCCCATGTGACCGGCTTCGAGATCGACCCGGCCGAGGCGAAGAAGGCTAGCAAGGCCGCCCGTCAAGCGGGCTTGCGCGAGGTAGGAATCCGTAGCGACGATTTTCTAGGTTGGGCTGGCGAAGCCCTTGAGGGCAAGCGGGAGCAGTTCGACGCCGTTCTTGGCAATCCGCCCTTCATTCGCTATCAGTATTTGCCGCCGCTTTTTCAAGGTCGCGCCGAAACCATCTTTTCTGCCCTTGGTTGTAAATTCACGAAGCACACAAACGCATGGGTGCCGTTCATTCTGGCGTCCTTCGCCCTGCTGCGGCCGGGCGGACGGCTTGCAATGGTGGTCCCGGCCGAGATCATCCACGTTACACATGCGCAATCGCTGCGCTCATATCTTGGCGCGAACGCCAGCCGCCTAGTCGTCATCGACCCAGAAGAATTGTGGTTTGAAGGCACCCTTCAGGGCGCGGTCCTGCTCATGGTCGAGAAGAAGGCGCACCCGGACGAACACGCCGAAGGGCTTGGCATGTACCCCGTGAAGGGCCGGAACTTCCTGAAGCTGGACCCCGAGGACGTTTTCAGAGCGCCGCAGTCTATCAACGGGAAGACCGTCGCCGGGAAATGGACGCGGGCGCTATTGTCGCCGTCCACCCGTTCGCTGCTGGACGGCCTGATAGACAGCGGCGAGGTTCGCCGCTTCGATGACGTGGCAGAGGTTGACGTTGGAATCGTCACCGGGGCCAACAAGTTCTTTCTGGTCGAGGATGAAACAGTAGAGCAATTTGGCTTGCAGCAATGGGCGCACCCGATGTTCGGCCGCAGCGAGCATTGCCCCGGCGTCGTCTATGACGAGCGCCAGCACCGGGCAAATGCGACCAAGGGTAAGCCGACCAACTTCATATGGTTTCAGGACCGGGGCGTTGAGAAAAGCCGCACCGGCAAGCGCTACATCGAGCAGGGCGAAAAAGAGAGCCTGCATACCCGTTACAAGTGCCGCATCCGGTCCCCGTGGTATTCTGTGCCGTCAGTCTATGCGACTGAAATCGGAATGCTGAAGCGGTCCCACGATACGCCCCGGCTAATTCTCAACCGGCTACGCGCCTACACCACGGACACGGCTTACCGCGTCAGCCTCAAGGAAGGCACGGCCGAGCAATTCGTTTATGGCTTCCTCAATGCGCTGACGGCCCTTAGCGCGGAGCTTGAGGGCCGCCACTACGGCGGCGGCGTCCTCGAATTGGTGCCGTCCGAGATTGAAAAGCTGCTAGTCCCTCCGCCGCTGAAGGTTCGGCCGAAGGTTGCCGAGCTTGACAAGGCCGTGCGGACAATGCCGATGGACGCTGTTCTTGAGCAGCAGACGCGGCGCACCCTTGGCGGCCTTGGCCTGTCGGCGGCCGATCAATCGGAATTGCTGAACGGATGGAAGCGGCTGCGCGACCGGCGGCACCGCGTGTCCGCCGATGCTGAAGCTGATTAG
- a CDS encoding antirestriction protein ArdA: MTNLSDSNPRIYVACLAAYNRGYLHGAWIDADQDADEIRDEIAAMLARSPIEHAEEYAIHDYDGFEGVTIKEYAGIDTVARMGAFIAEHGGLGAGLLDQCDDDIDQAEAALQDCYHGQFASLADFMEDLTAESGITTPEALCYYIDWKAMARDAEMNGEFFTVETAHGEVHVFSSQ, encoded by the coding sequence ATGACCAACCTTTCCGACAGCAATCCCCGCATCTATGTCGCCTGCCTTGCCGCCTACAATAGAGGGTATCTGCATGGAGCTTGGATCGACGCAGATCAGGACGCGGACGAAATCAGGGACGAGATTGCGGCCATGCTCGCACGGTCCCCCATCGAGCACGCGGAGGAGTATGCCATCCACGACTATGACGGTTTCGAGGGCGTCACCATCAAGGAATATGCCGGCATCGACACCGTGGCGCGCATGGGCGCTTTCATCGCCGAGCATGGCGGGCTAGGCGCTGGCCTGCTGGACCAGTGCGACGATGATATTGACCAAGCCGAAGCCGCCTTGCAGGACTGCTATCACGGCCAGTTCGCCAGCCTTGCCGACTTCATGGAGGACTTGACCGCTGAAAGCGGCATCACGACCCCCGAGGCGCTATGCTACTACATTGATTGGAAAGCAATGGCCCGTGACGCTGAAATGAACGGCGAGTTTTTCACAGTCGAAACCGCACATGGCGAGGTGCATGTGTTTTCCAGCCAGTGA
- a CDS encoding DUF2285 domain-containing protein, translating to MLSPVEHKGGDTEPILTLAHLSDLDMRRAADGWHGIWQVDGVSHQFWLPEAVSDSGAFAATLPMDNFLELRAHAARRFWRSLNGRAPGPDFRAVPAQLRQWHILSLRALDARLHGESYRTIAEVLLGFRGSKEDFENDPRKNKARRLVAHGIKMMLGGYRLLLHYPIRPNKR from the coding sequence ATGCTCTCGCCGGTCGAGCATAAGGGTGGCGACACCGAACCAATATTGACGCTGGCCCATCTCTCCGACCTCGACATGCGCCGTGCTGCCGATGGCTGGCACGGCATCTGGCAGGTGGATGGTGTCTCACATCAATTCTGGCTGCCCGAGGCGGTGTCGGACTCGGGTGCCTTCGCCGCCACGCTACCGATGGATAATTTTCTGGAGCTTCGCGCTCACGCCGCCCGCCGTTTCTGGCGATCCCTCAATGGTCGCGCACCCGGCCCCGACTTCCGGGCCGTTCCCGCCCAGCTCCGGCAATGGCATATCCTGTCCCTGCGCGCGCTCGACGCGCGGTTGCACGGCGAAAGCTATCGCACGATCGCCGAAGTCCTTCTCGGCTTTCGCGGCAGCAAGGAGGATTTCGAGAATGACCCGCGCAAAAACAAGGCCCGCCGCCTAGTCGCTCACGGTATTAAAATGATGCTCGGCGGCTATCGCCTGTTGCTCCACTATCCAATCAGGCCCAACAAGCGTTGA
- a CDS encoding GNAT family N-acetyltransferase, with protein sequence MALLKTARLTLSPCTPVDRIDFIQLELDPEVMRFLNNGAVDHDRADPATAPFLMPRGTEPNVWTARRNVDDEFVGWFCLLPKVKTVAEIGYRLRREAWGQGLASEGASALISWGFEVAGYDKIVANTMAVNQGSRRVMEKIGMKHTRTDFLDFPDPIPGTEHGEVTYELTCSESRNLRHKAN encoded by the coding sequence ATGGCTTTACTAAAGACGGCGCGTTTGACGCTCAGTCCTTGCACCCCGGTGGATCGCATCGACTTCATCCAGCTAGAGCTTGACCCAGAAGTGATGCGGTTTCTCAACAATGGCGCGGTTGATCATGACAGGGCCGATCCGGCGACCGCGCCGTTTCTCATGCCAAGAGGGACCGAGCCGAACGTCTGGACGGCGCGACGCAATGTGGATGACGAGTTCGTCGGCTGGTTCTGCTTGTTGCCGAAAGTGAAGACGGTAGCTGAAATTGGATATCGACTACGCCGGGAAGCTTGGGGTCAGGGGCTGGCATCTGAAGGCGCGTCGGCTCTCATCAGTTGGGGCTTCGAGGTCGCCGGGTATGATAAAATTGTGGCCAATACAATGGCGGTCAACCAAGGGTCGCGCCGTGTAATGGAGAAGATTGGCATGAAACACACGCGGACGGATTTCTTGGATTTTCCCGACCCTATACCTGGCACTGAGCACGGCGAGGTAACGTATGAGCTGACCTGTTCAGAGTCCCGAAACTTGCGACACAAAGCAAACTGA
- a CDS encoding DUF2285 domain-containing protein, translated as MRVPVELDPDVDDEAPTGDTITVYDERHFVTYLRLLDAKAEGADWMEVARIVLHRDPVAEELRTYRCWQSHLERAQWLSHEGYRKILEQAAANKA; from the coding sequence ATGCGGGTTCCCGTCGAACTCGATCCCGATGTGGACGATGAAGCGCCGACCGGCGACACCATAACCGTCTATGACGAACGGCATTTCGTGACCTATCTGCGCTTACTGGATGCGAAGGCAGAAGGTGCGGACTGGATGGAAGTCGCGCGGATCGTGCTGCACCGCGATCCGGTTGCCGAGGAACTTCGGACCTATCGTTGCTGGCAAAGCCATCTCGAACGCGCGCAATGGCTTTCGCATGAGGGCTATAGGAAGATTCTGGAACAGGCGGCAGCTAACAAGGCGTGA
- a CDS encoding helix-turn-helix domain-containing protein, with protein sequence MPNPLAGLPPRLLRTKEAARFLGISIRTLEKHRTYGTGPTYRKVGGRVLYTVRDLEDWSAAGERKSTRDKTAGTVFPARPLTPEERGDC encoded by the coding sequence ATGCCCAACCCACTTGCGGGCCTGCCGCCGCGCCTGTTGCGCACCAAGGAAGCCGCGCGCTTCCTCGGCATATCCATCCGCACCCTTGAGAAGCATCGCACCTATGGCACCGGGCCGACCTATCGCAAAGTCGGCGGTCGCGTCCTCTACACCGTCCGCGATCTGGAAGACTGGAGCGCGGCGGGCGAGCGCAAATCCACCCGCGACAAGACCGCCGGCACCGTCTTTCCCGCGCGTCCGCTTACGCCCGAAGAACGGGGCGACTGCTAG